From one Leptospira kanakyensis genomic stretch:
- a CDS encoding ABC transporter permease codes for MKEVYYSFIFGYFKDHLPKISLAIIGISLGIALFVSTQINAWRAEQTVVDQMIGYSSENFIGRYLAINQNQGAKDSFIKTLESVTPDNIKLEPEFQTKGILNLTKEQMISIPVIGKDFLLSQIPIETKNKSDKFPKYLMSQTLAEKIQSLGQEGSISICNNDFTIPKDEFLILPTEGLFLVMDIVRLQSICKLNEHLTSIKLTKESEVNVPITIKEIVSEQWVYESKEILIERAGLALGSLKINLTIVSLVSVLISFFMVSNMYTGLFLARKQEFGILLSIGSSKINNFLLFLFQAMVIGFLGGLVGILFGIFIANTNLIATVNTVTDTNQIQSYRNIPVSIIFSGFCISIFGSILASLYNSYKTFRILPIDLIRERETEKNFSLLGLSKTKIFYLSLLSIPLGVSLGLFSFAKQIMPGMIGVGLVIFGFVLFIFLSIPICIKILDRILYKLNVSPSIEIGLKELSAEPWKYGLTASTIMLSTSLVFTLTSLTDSYEKSLVRWVDEENKSDYSLINEKKLNTGEPGVPTSLFDDMEKNPKFFRVEPFYVDSKFVVNGKYYTLHVLTFDNSFDKNQLIVSKNLCFLDQICKGDFITINTDLNSQVSIKIQDQKEHFFSERGTIMMDYSYFRKNFNIKFLSSIRIFKNKNLSEKETKDTLQKISEQNGLKYINLNELKKIYLDGMNQVFSILDTLKISALIISILALSTSLIYFIKEKSKVLAGLKAIGMDSFQMFQLIYSQALFLVSLGFFAGILSSLILSPIVIFGINRNAFGWVIDFQYPMHFVVKLPILIPFITVFICLIPFYFLERMKISKELKYE; via the coding sequence ATGAAAGAAGTTTACTATTCGTTTATCTTTGGCTATTTTAAAGACCATTTACCTAAAATCAGTTTAGCCATCATTGGAATTAGTTTAGGAATAGCTCTCTTTGTCAGTACACAAATCAATGCTTGGCGAGCCGAACAAACGGTAGTTGACCAAATGATTGGTTATTCTTCGGAAAATTTCATCGGCAGATATCTTGCAATCAATCAAAACCAAGGTGCAAAAGATAGTTTTATCAAAACACTCGAGTCAGTAACTCCAGACAATATAAAACTAGAGCCGGAATTTCAAACAAAAGGGATTCTCAACTTAACAAAGGAACAAATGATTAGTATCCCGGTGATTGGAAAAGACTTCCTACTTTCTCAAATCCCAATCGAAACAAAAAATAAAAGTGATAAATTCCCTAAGTATCTAATGAGTCAAACTCTCGCAGAAAAAATCCAATCTTTAGGACAAGAAGGATCGATTTCCATTTGTAACAACGATTTCACCATTCCAAAAGATGAATTTTTAATCCTTCCTACAGAAGGCCTTTTTTTAGTAATGGATATTGTTAGACTCCAATCCATCTGCAAACTAAACGAACATTTAACTTCCATAAAGTTAACAAAAGAATCTGAAGTCAATGTTCCTATTACTATAAAAGAAATCGTATCAGAACAATGGGTTTATGAATCAAAAGAAATTTTAATAGAACGAGCCGGACTAGCATTAGGTTCCTTAAAAATAAATCTGACCATTGTATCTTTAGTGTCTGTTTTAATTTCATTTTTTATGGTTTCCAATATGTATACGGGACTTTTCCTCGCAAGGAAACAAGAATTTGGAATTTTATTATCCATTGGATCTAGCAAAATAAATAACTTTTTATTATTTTTATTTCAAGCAATGGTTATCGGTTTTCTGGGAGGACTTGTAGGGATATTGTTTGGAATTTTTATCGCAAACACAAATTTAATCGCTACAGTCAATACAGTTACCGATACAAACCAAATACAATCTTATCGAAATATTCCCGTATCCATCATTTTTTCTGGTTTTTGCATTTCTATTTTTGGATCCATACTCGCTTCTCTTTATAATTCATATAAAACATTTCGAATCCTTCCCATTGACCTCATTCGAGAACGAGAAACAGAAAAGAACTTCTCCCTATTAGGTTTATCGAAAACCAAAATTTTTTATCTCTCTCTTCTATCGATTCCATTAGGAGTTAGTTTAGGACTGTTTAGTTTTGCAAAACAAATAATGCCGGGAATGATAGGTGTTGGGTTAGTCATTTTTGGTTTTGTTCTATTTATTTTTCTCTCGATCCCAATTTGTATAAAAATATTAGATAGAATTCTTTATAAATTGAATGTTTCACCAAGTATTGAAATTGGATTAAAAGAATTATCTGCCGAACCCTGGAAATATGGACTTACAGCATCAACGATTATGTTGTCAACCTCTCTTGTCTTTACCTTAACTAGCCTAACGGATAGTTATGAAAAATCTCTTGTTCGCTGGGTCGATGAAGAAAATAAATCTGATTATTCTTTAATTAATGAAAAAAAATTAAACACTGGAGAACCAGGTGTTCCTACCTCACTCTTCGACGATATGGAAAAAAATCCAAAGTTTTTCAGAGTAGAACCCTTTTACGTTGATTCCAAGTTTGTGGTTAATGGAAAATACTACACATTACATGTACTAACTTTTGACAACTCATTTGATAAAAACCAATTAATCGTATCCAAAAACTTATGTTTTTTGGATCAAATTTGCAAAGGAGATTTTATAACAATCAATACCGATTTAAACTCACAAGTTTCAATAAAAATCCAAGATCAAAAAGAACATTTTTTTTCCGAAAGAGGAACGATCATGATGGACTATTCTTATTTTCGGAAAAACTTCAACATAAAGTTTCTAAGTTCAATTCGAATTTTTAAAAACAAAAACCTAAGTGAAAAAGAAACAAAAGATACTCTCCAAAAAATATCCGAACAGAATGGTTTAAAATATATAAACTTAAATGAACTAAAAAAAATATACCTAGATGGAATGAATCAAGTATTCTCTATTTTAGATACATTAAAAATTTCAGCCCTTATCATTTCAATTCTTGCCCTTTCTACTTCACTCATCTATTTTATCAAAGAAAAATCGAAAGTTCTGGCTGGTCTAAAAGCAATTGGAATGGATTCTTTTCAAATGTTTCAGCTGATTTACTCTCAAGCTTTGTTCCTGGTATCCTTGGGATTTTTTGCAGGCATTCTGAGTAGCCTCATTCTTTCCCCTATAGTCATTTTTGGAATCAATCGAAACGCTTTTGGATGGGTAATTGATTTCCAGTATCCAATGCACTTTGTAGTAAAACTCCCGATACTAATCCCCTTCATAACAGTTTTTATTTGCCTCATACCGTTTTATTTTCTAGAACGAATGAAAATTTCAAAAGAATTGAAGTATGAATAA
- the pyrE gene encoding orotate phosphoribosyltransferase → MSQKYREQLFVWMKSYAYRYSETPFTLASGLESHHYFNCKEVTLHPERLAILAECFVEEIIPKLGVEFQAVGGLTLGADPLAYSIALSYQKKGKLIYPLVVRKEAKGHGTGQQIEGFWKEVKSCLVLDDVITTGGSTLKAVQVLREAGISVTKGICILNREEGGAENLEKSGIQMESIFRKSEFF, encoded by the coding sequence ATGTCCCAAAAGTACCGCGAACAACTCTTCGTTTGGATGAAATCATACGCATACCGCTATTCTGAGACCCCATTTACGTTGGCGAGTGGGTTGGAATCTCATCATTATTTCAATTGTAAGGAAGTTACTCTCCATCCAGAACGCCTTGCCATTTTGGCTGAGTGTTTTGTTGAGGAAATCATTCCTAAGTTGGGCGTTGAATTCCAAGCTGTCGGCGGACTCACTCTCGGAGCAGATCCATTGGCATATTCAATTGCTTTATCCTACCAGAAGAAAGGGAAACTCATTTACCCTTTGGTGGTTCGGAAAGAGGCAAAGGGTCATGGGACTGGCCAACAAATCGAAGGATTTTGGAAAGAAGTAAAGTCTTGTTTAGTTTTGGATGATGTAATTACTACTGGTGGATCTACTTTGAAAGCAGTCCAAGTATTGAGAGAGGCCGGAATTTCTGTGACTAAGGGAATTTGCATTTTAAACCGCGAAGAGGGTGGAGCAGAGAATTTAGAGAAATCGGGAATTCAAATGGAATCGATCTTTCGCAAAAGTGAGTTTTTCTAA
- a CDS encoding TetR/AcrR family transcriptional regulator gives METMIMRMPLRERKKQAIQTSVLQAAKQLFREKGYAAVTVSEIADYADISVKTLFTYFRSKEDLAFQDEILFCNELIKYLLGRREEDSIFEAFKQFLWNLIQSIDPEELVDSLPGFHPWMDSPELEQRYLLLWEHYELRLADALQLERGTTEFNPVLRVVAGQMVSVLRILGSKAFKEYLKPIPIALRHRALEKWLLGSLEMVSGIQGYSQLMKVH, from the coding sequence ATGGAAACGATGATCATGAGAATGCCGTTACGAGAACGTAAGAAACAAGCGATTCAGACCTCAGTTTTACAAGCCGCGAAACAGCTATTTCGGGAAAAAGGATACGCAGCGGTTACTGTTTCCGAAATAGCTGATTATGCCGATATCTCTGTGAAAACACTATTTACCTACTTTCGATCCAAGGAAGACCTAGCATTCCAAGACGAAATACTATTTTGTAATGAGTTGATCAAGTACCTACTGGGAAGGAGGGAAGAAGATTCAATTTTCGAGGCCTTCAAACAATTCCTTTGGAATTTGATACAATCAATCGATCCAGAGGAACTAGTAGATTCACTTCCCGGTTTCCACCCTTGGATGGACAGCCCGGAATTAGAACAAAGGTATTTATTACTCTGGGAACATTACGAACTGAGATTAGCAGACGCCCTGCAATTAGAAAGGGGAACCACTGAATTCAATCCTGTCCTTAGAGTGGTAGCAGGCCAAATGGTATCTGTTCTACGGATATTAGGTTCGAAGGCATTTAAGGAGTATCTAAAACCAATACCGATTGCTCTCAGGCACCGGGCTTTAGAAAAATGGTTACTTGGATCCCTCGAAATGGTATCGGGGATCCAAGGTTATTCTCAATTAATGAAAGTTCATTAA
- a CDS encoding cytochrome-c peroxidase, which produces MLKQIFTPFLLSLLFISFANCGPSQETKDLQVKAKQIIGALPAKMPGSENDTEELISLGKKLYFEKKLSLNETQSCNSCHNVEGKAAGVDNLATSPGAFGKNGDRNSPTVLNAGFHFVQFWDGRAADLKAQAKGPILNPVEMAMPSEKEVLKRINEDSDYPGLFAKAFPNEKTPVTYENLAGAIAAFERTFVTSSRFDDFINGDHKSISKEEQEGFKSFLAAGCTSCHSGNLLGGNSYRKIGQVNEYKTGDLGLYNVTKKAEDKFFFKVPSLRNIALTGPYFHDGGVKTLDEAVKKMAFHQLGMDLSNEETQKIVLFLGTLSDKTRVE; this is translated from the coding sequence ATGCTCAAACAAATATTTACACCTTTTCTACTCTCTCTTCTCTTCATATCATTCGCAAATTGTGGGCCTTCTCAGGAAACCAAAGATTTGCAAGTGAAAGCAAAACAAATCATTGGTGCGTTACCGGCAAAAATGCCTGGTTCTGAAAACGATACTGAAGAACTAATTTCCCTTGGGAAAAAACTATATTTTGAGAAGAAATTATCTCTAAATGAAACTCAATCTTGTAACTCTTGTCACAACGTTGAGGGTAAGGCTGCGGGTGTGGATAACCTTGCCACTTCGCCAGGTGCTTTTGGAAAAAATGGAGATAGAAATTCTCCTACGGTTTTAAATGCAGGATTTCATTTTGTTCAATTTTGGGATGGTCGAGCTGCTGACTTGAAAGCACAGGCTAAAGGGCCTATCTTGAACCCTGTGGAAATGGCAATGCCTTCCGAAAAAGAAGTTTTAAAACGAATTAACGAAGATTCAGATTATCCAGGATTATTTGCAAAAGCTTTTCCTAACGAAAAAACTCCAGTAACTTACGAAAACTTGGCTGGGGCTATTGCGGCCTTTGAAAGAACTTTTGTGACATCTTCTCGATTTGATGACTTTATCAACGGTGACCATAAAAGTATTTCTAAAGAAGAACAAGAAGGATTCAAAAGTTTTCTAGCAGCTGGTTGTACATCTTGTCACTCGGGTAATTTACTTGGTGGGAATTCTTACCGAAAGATTGGCCAAGTGAATGAATACAAAACTGGTGACCTTGGACTCTATAATGTAACCAAAAAAGCAGAAGATAAGTTTTTCTTTAAGGTGCCAAGCCTCCGAAACATCGCTCTCACTGGCCCATACTTTCACGATGGTGGAGTGAAGACTTTGGATGAAGCCGTAAAAAAGATGGCTTTCCACCAACTGGGTATGGATCTTTCTAATGAAGAGACCCAAAAAATAGTCCTCTTCCTTGGAACGTTATCAGATAAAACTCGAGTTGAATGA
- a CDS encoding LEPBI_I2431 family sigma-54 regulated protein produces MLNTRRTDRIESLDWDDLVLKLFSINENPEFLIAKIGNISELGVSGNLDQEVRLGDRDFVTGIIESDLTRSRISFKGKIAWIKETDQGRHFGIKFLEELILPNFIIARSIAESAA; encoded by the coding sequence ATGTTGAACACAAGAAGAACAGATCGCATTGAATCATTGGATTGGGACGATTTGGTTTTGAAACTTTTTTCAATCAATGAAAACCCCGAGTTCCTGATCGCAAAAATTGGTAATATTTCGGAGCTGGGTGTGAGTGGGAATCTAGACCAAGAAGTCCGTCTTGGTGATCGTGACTTTGTTACGGGAATCATTGAAAGTGATTTAACTCGGTCAAGAATATCCTTCAAAGGTAAAATTGCTTGGATCAAAGAAACTGACCAAGGTAGACATTTTGGGATTAAATTTTTGGAAGAATTGATTTTACCTAATTTTATCATCGCCAGATCCATTGCTGAATCGGCTGCCTAA
- a CDS encoding ornithine carbamoyltransferase has protein sequence MSQVKHLISWQDWSDGEIRELLEFAVYVKKNRVYFSGHMAGRSLAMLFQKTSTRTRVSFEAGMTELGGHAIFLDWMASNFLLSDIDFEGKYLSSNVAVIMARLKKHEDLLVLKSGSTVPVINGCCNLFHPCQSLADILTIVMDSPNDWQKKNLCYIGVHNNVANSLIEITAALGIHLTLVTPIASDESIVKASIDRAKEKGTISWETDVKKAVSNADYVYTDTWVDMEFFNDPKFQKEKEERIQLMMPYQVNAELLKNSKAKVMHDMPIHAGYEITREMVQSERSIIFTQAENRLDAQKAIILKLLENHS, from the coding sequence ATGTCCCAGGTCAAACATTTGATATCTTGGCAGGATTGGAGTGATGGAGAGATCCGAGAACTTCTTGAGTTTGCCGTTTATGTAAAGAAAAATCGAGTTTATTTTTCCGGACATATGGCCGGTCGTTCCCTTGCCATGTTATTCCAAAAAACTTCTACAAGAACTCGGGTTTCGTTTGAAGCGGGCATGACCGAACTTGGAGGACATGCAATATTTTTAGATTGGATGGCATCCAATTTTCTTTTATCTGATATTGATTTTGAAGGCAAATATTTATCCAGTAACGTGGCCGTCATCATGGCACGCCTCAAAAAACACGAGGACCTACTCGTCTTAAAATCAGGATCAACTGTTCCTGTAATCAACGGATGTTGTAATTTATTTCACCCTTGCCAATCACTTGCTGATATACTTACCATTGTAATGGACTCACCTAATGACTGGCAAAAGAAAAACTTATGTTACATAGGTGTTCACAATAACGTAGCAAACTCTCTAATTGAAATTACGGCTGCTCTTGGAATCCACCTAACCCTAGTGACACCTATAGCTTCTGATGAATCAATCGTCAAAGCATCCATAGATAGAGCAAAGGAAAAAGGGACTATCTCTTGGGAGACCGATGTTAAAAAAGCAGTATCCAATGCAGACTATGTTTATACAGACACCTGGGTAGATATGGAATTCTTTAACGATCCGAAATTCCAAAAAGAAAAAGAAGAACGAATTCAGTTGATGATGCCCTACCAAGTGAATGCAGAGCTTTTAAAAAACTCCAAAGCAAAAGTAATGCACGATATGCCTATCCATGCTGGTTATGAAATTACTAGAGAAATGGTACAAAGTGAACGTTCGATTATTTTCACCCAGGCAGAAAACCGCTTAGATGCTCAAAAAGCAATCATCCTCAAATTATTAGAAAATCATAGTTAA
- a CDS encoding bacitracin resistance protein BacA — MDPEEIYTPPGGPPPPSPNVKFLFEKWGEDAIRKLVSDFYDLVASSEIKWMFKGDWDLAKEKQADFLIQVLGGPSLYIEKWGPARMRMRHFVFPISEKERSVWFRCYDEALQKFDFDHNDKIDFLYFLDGFSGWMINRKDSVME, encoded by the coding sequence TTGGATCCCGAAGAAATTTATACCCCACCGGGTGGTCCTCCACCCCCTAGTCCGAATGTAAAATTCCTTTTTGAAAAATGGGGTGAAGATGCAATTCGTAAGTTAGTTTCTGATTTTTATGATCTGGTTGCGAGTTCTGAAATTAAATGGATGTTTAAAGGGGATTGGGATCTCGCGAAAGAGAAACAAGCAGATTTTTTAATTCAGGTGTTAGGTGGCCCTAGTTTGTATATTGAAAAATGGGGTCCCGCTCGGATGCGGATGCGACATTTCGTATTTCCTATTTCTGAAAAGGAGAGGAGTGTTTGGTTTCGCTGTTATGATGAAGCCTTACAAAAGTTTGATTTTGATCATAATGATAAAATTGATTTTTTATATTTTTTAGACGGATTTAGTGGATGGATGATCAACCGTAAAGATTCTGTTATGGAATGA
- a CDS encoding HpcH/HpaI aldolase/citrate lyase family protein: protein MALTHPQSALFAGEKPFPIIPACEHFAGSEKLITKALELQNKLGGLFDITMDCEDGAQTGKEKEHAEMIVRIQNSELNKHKMSGVRIHDYTNEHWRGDVDIIVPGAGNVIAYITIPKPTKVSQVKEQITYIQDACKKAGIKREIPIHVLIETHGALNDVFEIAALPWLQVLDFGLMDFISGHHGAIPASCMKSPGQFDHELLRRGKSNLVAAALMNGVIPAHNVTLDLKNIYQTYADAKRAHDEFGFLRMWSIYPAQIQSILDAMAPNFAETLTACEILIKAQDAEWGPIQHDGDLHDRATYRYFWELVQKAKLTGQKLPEEVEKRFFSK from the coding sequence ATGGCACTGACTCACCCGCAATCCGCACTCTTTGCAGGAGAAAAACCTTTCCCTATCATCCCTGCTTGTGAACACTTCGCTGGATCTGAAAAACTCATCACTAAAGCGCTCGAGTTACAAAATAAACTCGGTGGACTTTTCGACATCACGATGGACTGCGAAGACGGTGCCCAAACTGGGAAAGAAAAAGAACACGCAGAAATGATTGTTCGCATTCAAAATTCTGAACTCAACAAACACAAAATGAGTGGTGTTCGTATTCATGATTATACTAACGAACATTGGCGCGGTGATGTTGATATCATTGTTCCAGGTGCAGGAAATGTAATTGCTTATATCACCATTCCAAAACCGACAAAAGTAAGTCAGGTGAAAGAACAAATCACTTACATCCAAGATGCTTGTAAAAAAGCAGGGATCAAACGCGAAATTCCAATCCACGTTCTCATTGAAACTCACGGAGCATTGAACGATGTGTTTGAAATTGCGGCGCTTCCTTGGTTGCAAGTTTTGGATTTTGGTCTAATGGACTTTATTTCCGGTCACCATGGTGCAATTCCAGCTTCTTGTATGAAGTCTCCTGGCCAATTTGACCACGAACTACTTCGCCGTGGTAAATCCAATTTAGTAGCAGCAGCTCTTATGAACGGTGTGATTCCGGCTCATAACGTGACTCTTGACCTTAAAAATATCTACCAAACATATGCAGATGCAAAACGTGCCCATGATGAATTTGGTTTCTTACGTATGTGGTCAATTTACCCTGCACAAATCCAATCGATTTTGGACGCAATGGCTCCTAACTTTGCGGAAACACTCACTGCTTGTGAGATTCTCATCAAAGCACAAGATGCAGAATGGGGACCAATCCAACATGATGGGGACTTACATGACCGTGCCACTTACCGTTATTTCTGGGAACTAGTCCAAAAAGCAAAACTAACAGGACAAAAACTTCCAGAAGAAGTAGAGAAGAGATTCTTTTCTAAGTAG
- a CDS encoding alginate export family protein, producing MSKRISKSKPFLSLILFLSVLGSGTAIYGQTEQVTNPKVEATVEPPPLPPQPKEEKKEGYVSPQIGNLSGEYLRTLQVTSKQRKAIQENKGLWFADKFRVGFGIRPKVDSLNNTDFDKSTADNRNNALTQTQFYLLGDINENVLFKITLQDVRLWGGEVVSNGTADQKYGAIANAGTTIDTTKQKDVALNNFTGLREAFLDLKTTNQNFRLRTGRQILEFGDGRILGARNDSLNGNSFDALRFTGKISNHTLDLFGSVIGAENNSNSIVSNNSTKLGGIGDSYYGGAHYNWKVADWLGLDLYNYSLFKQQKKATAPSSLSETRSYRGDDQLNTSGFRLTNRTKNNALPDTTGIDWMVEAAWQTGFTGERVTPDWLNQNGTYSTNQKTGEPPPLSEAVKYKANIVAVQLGYTPVKEFRIGVQYVQASGDPNRNDSSVGTYNPLFATRRMAGGSLPFAGNGNSGLVFWQNIKDYSLHLKYETSNYGTFILNPHWYYKVKLQDGYYDNNNYVAGSKATGETASTEDYYNTDAYNVNKPKLGKLVATELNFIYIITPFENVSFWFGATVIRAGDAIRNQKNNPNEPDPLHRYDLSPTATMATFQTVFAI from the coding sequence ATGAGCAAGCGAATATCTAAATCCAAACCCTTTCTTTCTCTCATTCTTTTCCTTTCCGTCCTAGGTTCAGGAACTGCAATTTATGGCCAAACGGAACAGGTGACAAATCCCAAAGTGGAGGCCACTGTAGAACCACCTCCCCTTCCTCCACAACCCAAAGAGGAAAAAAAAGAAGGGTATGTAAGTCCGCAAATTGGAAATCTTTCAGGAGAATATTTACGAACTTTGCAGGTAACCAGCAAACAAAGAAAGGCGATCCAAGAGAATAAAGGACTTTGGTTTGCTGATAAGTTTCGTGTTGGATTTGGAATTCGACCTAAGGTAGATTCACTCAATAATACTGATTTTGATAAATCTACTGCAGACAATAGAAACAACGCATTAACTCAAACTCAGTTTTATCTATTAGGAGATATCAATGAGAATGTTCTATTCAAAATTACACTACAAGATGTTCGGTTATGGGGAGGAGAAGTTGTATCAAATGGAACAGCTGACCAGAAGTATGGTGCTATAGCAAATGCCGGAACTACCATTGATACCACCAAACAAAAAGATGTTGCTTTAAACAATTTTACTGGCCTAAGAGAAGCATTTTTAGACTTAAAAACAACGAACCAAAATTTTCGATTAAGGACAGGGAGACAAATTTTAGAATTTGGAGACGGACGTATTCTTGGAGCCAGAAACGATAGTTTAAATGGAAACTCATTTGATGCACTTAGGTTCACTGGAAAAATCAGCAACCATACATTGGATTTATTTGGATCTGTGATAGGTGCCGAAAACAATTCCAATAGTATTGTTTCAAACAACTCAACAAAGTTAGGAGGGATTGGTGATTCCTATTATGGCGGAGCTCATTATAATTGGAAAGTAGCTGATTGGTTGGGTCTTGACTTATACAATTACAGTTTATTCAAACAACAAAAAAAAGCTACTGCCCCATCTTCTCTTTCTGAAACAAGAAGTTATCGTGGTGATGATCAATTAAACACATCAGGATTCCGACTCACAAATCGAACGAAAAATAATGCATTACCAGACACAACAGGAATCGACTGGATGGTCGAAGCTGCTTGGCAAACAGGTTTTACCGGAGAACGAGTTACTCCTGATTGGTTGAATCAAAATGGGACTTATTCAACAAACCAAAAAACAGGCGAACCACCTCCGCTATCTGAAGCAGTAAAATACAAAGCCAATATAGTTGCCGTACAACTTGGATACACCCCAGTAAAAGAATTTCGAATTGGAGTACAATATGTCCAAGCATCTGGAGATCCAAATCGTAATGATTCTAGTGTAGGAACATATAATCCTCTATTTGCAACAAGAAGGATGGCCGGAGGATCTCTACCTTTTGCTGGAAACGGGAACTCTGGACTTGTTTTTTGGCAAAATATTAAAGACTACTCACTCCATTTAAAATACGAAACTTCTAATTATGGAACTTTTATTCTAAATCCACACTGGTATTATAAAGTTAAGTTGCAGGATGGATATTATGATAATAATAACTACGTTGCTGGTAGCAAAGCAACAGGAGAAACGGCTTCTACAGAAGATTATTACAATACCGATGCTTATAACGTAAACAAACCAAAGTTAGGAAAACTTGTAGCGACTGAACTAAACTTTATTTATATTATCACTCCATTTGAAAATGTTTCGTTTTGGTTTGGTGCTACTGTGATTCGGGCAGGAGATGCGATTCGAAACCAAAAGAACAATCCGAATGAACCGGATCCTCTCCATAGGTATGATTTAAGTCCAACGGCAACGATGGCTACATTCCAAACAGTTTTTGCGATTTAG